One window of Candidatus Nitrospira kreftii genomic DNA carries:
- a CDS encoding tRNA-dihydrouridine synthase, which produces MNFWLNLPRPIIGLSPMDGVTDACFRSVIASQGKPDVTFTEFTHVHDVCRGPETQLETLLYSEVERPIVAQLYGKDPDLFYQAAHAVCELGFDGLDINMGCPSKSVASSGSGAGLIRTPKLARSLIQAARRGIDDWAQGQTLEQAGFKQARIDAFHRLNCRSGRVIPTSRRSLPLSVKTRVGYDEVAVEAWLDELLKEQPTVISLHGRTLTQMYRGAADWSAISRAAVVAKGSGTLLLGNGDIQRPGDIVSRVRETGVDGVLVGRAALGAPWFFHAKEQVRQQACISCAIGSPTDLDRAVPQGERFAVLMNHAQQFQALFGQKQFYRMRKHLAWYCKGFPHAASLRAQMVRISSVDELNQVLMDFTGRAQDRDREESPQSESTEDMSLLASRCS; this is translated from the coding sequence ATGAATTTCTGGCTCAACCTTCCACGCCCAATCATTGGGCTGTCGCCTATGGATGGTGTCACCGACGCCTGCTTTCGATCTGTGATCGCCAGTCAAGGGAAGCCGGATGTCACCTTTACAGAATTTACTCATGTGCATGATGTCTGCCGTGGGCCTGAGACCCAGCTGGAGACTCTCCTCTACAGCGAAGTCGAACGTCCGATCGTCGCCCAACTCTATGGGAAGGACCCTGATCTCTTCTACCAGGCGGCACATGCCGTATGCGAACTAGGATTTGATGGGCTGGATATTAACATGGGTTGCCCGTCAAAGAGCGTCGCTTCCTCCGGATCCGGTGCCGGGCTGATCCGCACCCCTAAACTGGCTCGCTCTCTCATACAGGCGGCCAGGCGCGGTATCGATGATTGGGCACAGGGACAGACTCTCGAACAAGCCGGATTTAAACAGGCTCGCATCGACGCGTTCCATCGCCTGAATTGCCGGAGTGGCAGGGTCATTCCAACTTCACGACGTTCGTTGCCTCTTTCGGTGAAAACCAGAGTCGGTTATGACGAGGTTGCGGTCGAAGCGTGGCTTGACGAGCTGCTGAAAGAACAGCCGACCGTGATCTCCCTTCATGGACGGACGCTCACGCAGATGTATCGAGGGGCTGCGGACTGGTCGGCTATCTCGCGAGCCGCCGTGGTGGCGAAGGGATCAGGAACGTTATTGCTGGGGAACGGCGATATTCAACGCCCAGGGGACATCGTGTCGCGCGTTCGTGAGACAGGCGTGGACGGTGTGTTAGTGGGACGCGCCGCTCTGGGCGCACCATGGTTTTTTCACGCGAAGGAACAGGTGCGGCAGCAAGCGTGTATATCGTGTGCGATTGGAAGCCCCACGGATCTTGACCGTGCGGTGCCGCAGGGAGAGCGTTTCGCTGTGTTGATGAACCATGCGCAGCAGTTTCAGGCTCTCTTTGGTCAAAAGCAATTCTACCGGATGCGAAAGCATTTAGCCTGGTATTGCAAAGGCTTTCCGCATGCCGCCTCGCTTCGCGCGCAAATGGTGCGCATCTCTTCGGTTGATGAGTTGAATCAGGTGCTGATGGACTTCACGGGGCGGGCACAGGATCGCGATAGGGAGGAATCGCCGCAATCTGAATCAACCGAGGACATGAGCCTCTTGGCATCGCGATGCAGCTAA
- a CDS encoding Rhomboid family intramembrane serine protease, producing MTFIAACVVVFLYQVTLPQGPGELFAFQYGAIPSVIFGQASLPDEARVAFPATLTLITSMFLHGGWMHLLGNMLYLWIFGNNIEDVMGHAKFVVFYVLSGILAALSHALTDPSSQIPMVGASGAISAVLGAYLLLFPRAHVLVFLPGLGMTRVPAGIVLGMWFITQLISGGMSVGATGGGVAFFAHIGGFIAGMVLIGFFKRRDVRFFAPPRSTWHD from the coding sequence ATGACCTTCATCGCCGCCTGCGTCGTGGTGTTTCTGTACCAAGTCACCCTTCCCCAGGGACCGGGCGAACTCTTCGCGTTCCAATACGGTGCGATTCCTTCAGTCATCTTCGGCCAGGCCTCACTCCCGGACGAAGCCAGAGTCGCGTTTCCCGCCACCCTTACGCTCATAACGAGCATGTTTCTTCATGGAGGGTGGATGCACCTGTTAGGGAACATGCTCTATCTCTGGATTTTTGGGAATAACATTGAAGATGTGATGGGTCATGCAAAATTCGTCGTCTTTTATGTTCTCTCCGGCATCCTCGCCGCACTCAGTCATGCGCTCACCGACCCGTCTTCTCAAATACCCATGGTCGGAGCCAGTGGGGCCATCTCCGCAGTGTTAGGGGCATACCTGTTGCTATTTCCACGGGCTCACGTTCTGGTCTTCCTACCCGGACTTGGAATGACTAGAGTCCCAGCTGGAATTGTCCTTGGGATGTGGTTCATTACTCAACTGATCAGCGGAGGGATGAGTGTCGGTGCTACCGGAGGGGGCGTGGCCTTCTTTGCTCACATCGGAGGGTTTATCGCGGGCATGGTTTTGATTGGGTTCTTCAAGCGGAGAGACGTGAGATTTTTTGCTCCACCTCGATCAACGTGGCATGACTAA
- a CDS encoding hypothetical protein (conserved protein of unknown function), translated as MTLRKQVTLALGLIGTLAIGQSAAWGIEVNLSSEDAHKALEAGRVPMEKANSPEDVRKVLQQASLASRVGADPEKEPCGASAILRTKHYRLEAFGRQEAAESKKRKMDVRMPEEFIHKVMDMPNMEIEVQLCGDDEYFAEGALIELHQESKRTKAIDIGKAERGRKNEGNGPAFRSRFTAVFAYEQFDPNATSVFVVNLQDGQEIRIPAELSKVK; from the coding sequence ATGACTCTTCGTAAACAAGTCACGTTAGCACTGGGACTGATCGGAACCCTGGCAATCGGGCAGAGTGCCGCCTGGGGGATTGAGGTCAATCTGTCGTCGGAAGACGCGCATAAGGCGCTCGAGGCCGGGCGAGTGCCGATGGAAAAAGCCAATTCTCCGGAAGATGTGAGAAAAGTGCTGCAGCAAGCGTCCTTAGCGAGTCGTGTGGGTGCTGATCCGGAAAAAGAGCCCTGCGGTGCGAGCGCCATTCTGCGCACCAAGCACTACCGGTTGGAAGCGTTTGGTCGGCAAGAAGCGGCGGAATCGAAGAAGCGAAAGATGGACGTGCGCATGCCCGAGGAGTTTATCCACAAGGTGATGGACATGCCCAACATGGAGATTGAGGTACAGTTGTGTGGCGATGACGAGTATTTCGCCGAAGGGGCCTTGATCGAGCTGCACCAAGAGTCAAAACGCACCAAGGCGATCGACATCGGTAAAGCTGAGAGGGGACGAAAAAACGAAGGCAACGGCCCGGCCTTCCGATCCCGGTTTACCGCAGTCTTTGCCTATGAACAGTTCGACCCCAACGCCACGTCGGTGTTCGTCGTCAATCTACAAGACGGACAAGAGATCAGAATTCCTGCCGAGTTGTCCAAAGTGAAGTAA
- a CDS encoding hypothetical protein (conserved protein of unknown function) — protein sequence MYTTGKSSQNRSRPVLSREQILHQISTLLNSPEDDLHAALMRELLMGLLKLNDAHLDLLDIKIVNRAVKELRHAFGVFRGYRDRQKVSIFGSARTPSDDPNYQLAHQFSHAIVKEGFMVITGGADGIMRAAQEGAGRENSFGVNIMLPFEQGPNSTIADDEKLITFKYFFTRKLMFQKEANAIALFPGGFGTHDEGFEILTLAQTGKSDPQPIICLQAPGCDYWNDWSAFVVRQLLTRKLINEEDMSLFVIVDSAEAAVGHILRFYRRYHSIRFVGRQLAMRLRQAISSEQLEQIRERFTDLLSDGTFELRGPLEEELDEPALRDLPRLVFNFNRRSAGRLRQLIGHLNGL from the coding sequence ATGTATACAACTGGAAAATCATCACAGAACCGCTCTCGCCCCGTCTTGTCACGTGAGCAGATTCTTCATCAAATCAGCACGCTTCTGAATAGTCCGGAAGATGACTTACACGCAGCACTCATGCGAGAACTGCTGATGGGGTTGTTGAAGCTCAACGATGCACACCTAGACCTCCTGGATATAAAAATAGTCAATCGGGCAGTCAAAGAGCTTCGTCATGCCTTTGGGGTGTTTCGTGGCTACCGTGATCGTCAGAAGGTCAGCATCTTTGGCTCGGCACGGACGCCATCGGACGATCCCAATTATCAATTGGCTCACCAATTCTCCCACGCCATTGTCAAAGAAGGATTCATGGTCATCACCGGAGGGGCGGATGGGATCATGCGCGCCGCTCAAGAAGGTGCAGGGCGGGAGAATAGCTTCGGCGTCAATATCATGCTGCCGTTTGAGCAAGGGCCGAACTCAACGATCGCGGATGACGAGAAACTGATCACCTTCAAATATTTTTTCACGCGAAAGCTGATGTTCCAAAAGGAAGCGAACGCCATTGCGCTCTTTCCCGGTGGCTTCGGCACACATGATGAAGGCTTTGAGATCCTCACCTTGGCCCAGACCGGAAAAAGTGACCCTCAGCCCATCATTTGCCTACAGGCTCCTGGTTGCGACTATTGGAATGACTGGTCGGCGTTCGTGGTACGACAACTGTTGACGAGAAAATTGATCAATGAAGAAGACATGAGTCTTTTTGTCATCGTTGATTCTGCAGAAGCGGCAGTCGGCCACATTCTCCGATTCTATCGCCGATACCATTCTATTCGGTTTGTAGGGCGACAGCTCGCCATGCGACTCAGGCAAGCCATATCTTCCGAGCAACTTGAGCAGATCCGAGAGCGATTCACAGATCTTCTTTCTGATGGCACATTTGAGCTCCGTGGCCCTCTCGAGGAAGAGCTCGATGAACCGGCGTTGCGCGACCTGCCAAGACTCGTGTTCAACTTCAACCGACGCAGTGCCGGGCGACTTCGCCAATTGATTGGCCACCTAAACGGGCTGTAA
- a CDS encoding hypothetical protein (conserved protein of unknown function) — protein MDTVSSAPPFHGSPDIVLYHADCSDGFGAAWALWKKFPSASFVPVKHGHPPPPDLKDRRVVIVDFSYGRPILETMASETKELLILDHHITAERTLEGFPNAYFDQTKSGAVLGWEWAHGTAAPWLLQYIQDKDLWTWTLPGSREINAALASYPFDFTVWDRFTQGLLEQEGRAILRYEHELVGKLSAQATMVEFQGVVVPSVQSAILTSQIGERLSPHHPFCMIWHDREGRRYFSMRSHADGTDVGTIAASFGGGGHTHAAGFSVPLQNDGTLPADPRLPRLVNTGHLIP, from the coding sequence ATGGATACTGTCTCGTCTGCTCCGCCATTTCATGGTTCTCCCGACATTGTCCTCTACCATGCGGACTGTTCCGATGGGTTTGGAGCTGCCTGGGCGCTTTGGAAGAAATTTCCAAGCGCCAGCTTCGTGCCCGTCAAACACGGTCACCCTCCTCCACCTGACCTCAAAGATCGACGAGTTGTCATTGTCGACTTCAGCTATGGCCGACCAATTCTGGAAACCATGGCCTCCGAAACTAAGGAACTCTTGATTCTGGACCACCATATCACGGCAGAGAGAACGCTGGAGGGCTTTCCCAACGCCTACTTTGATCAAACCAAGTCCGGTGCAGTGTTGGGCTGGGAGTGGGCACATGGTACTGCCGCGCCATGGTTGCTTCAGTACATTCAAGACAAGGATCTCTGGACGTGGACCTTACCAGGAAGTCGGGAAATCAATGCAGCTCTAGCCTCCTATCCGTTCGATTTCACTGTGTGGGACCGCTTTACGCAAGGCTTGCTCGAACAAGAGGGCCGGGCCATCTTACGCTACGAACACGAGCTGGTCGGCAAGCTCTCGGCACAGGCCACAATGGTGGAATTCCAAGGCGTCGTCGTGCCCTCTGTGCAAAGCGCGATCCTGACCAGCCAGATCGGCGAACGGCTCTCACCACATCACCCGTTTTGCATGATTTGGCATGATCGCGAAGGTCGTCGCTATTTCAGCATGCGCTCCCATGCCGATGGAACAGATGTCGGTACCATCGCCGCCTCGTTCGGCGGGGGAGGCCATACCCACGCAGCGGGGTTTTCTGTTCCTCTACAGAATGATGGAACCTTACCAGCTGACCCCAGACTGCCGCGTTTGGTCAATACTGGTCACCTCATTCCCTAG
- a CDS encoding hypothetical protein (conserved protein of unknown function) has product MSDKDGQQQKETKQQVTLVAHMMTPGVVQIPGDVSVTEAASLLERERMPCLLIKDSESRFGLMTPTDIVKKVVAQGLEPDDIEVRTIMTQPVQFIEYDRAVEDASTLMMSTGLPILIVTKQDQPVGVLTARDLVLSPKRCVTSMVGTISIMEGGALGTEHQVTITQLSHAGASVKSPAFLLSGTKVILSFSLSEAMSPLTIRGTVLSNALVEQVSGATRSAISAPPGIEIQFTDLSPADQSRIKAWVLANLPKSFDPS; this is encoded by the coding sequence ATGTCGGACAAGGACGGTCAGCAGCAAAAAGAGACGAAACAGCAGGTTACTCTGGTTGCACACATGATGACACCCGGCGTCGTTCAGATTCCTGGAGATGTATCCGTCACCGAAGCGGCATCTCTCTTAGAGCGCGAGCGGATGCCCTGTCTTCTCATCAAGGACTCGGAGTCTCGTTTCGGACTCATGACACCGACTGACATTGTCAAAAAGGTGGTCGCCCAGGGGCTTGAACCGGATGATATTGAGGTCCGGACGATCATGACACAGCCAGTCCAATTTATCGAATACGATCGAGCTGTGGAGGACGCGTCGACCCTCATGATGTCCACCGGGCTGCCAATCCTGATCGTCACCAAACAAGATCAGCCGGTCGGAGTCCTGACTGCACGAGACCTCGTACTATCGCCGAAGCGGTGCGTGACGAGCATGGTAGGAACTATCAGCATCATGGAGGGCGGGGCGCTGGGCACTGAACATCAGGTTACCATCACCCAACTCAGTCATGCCGGTGCTTCTGTGAAGTCTCCAGCCTTCCTCCTTTCCGGAACAAAAGTTATACTGAGTTTTTCTCTTTCAGAAGCAATGAGCCCGTTGACGATACGAGGGACGGTCCTGAGTAATGCCCTGGTGGAGCAGGTCTCAGGCGCAACCCGCTCTGCCATCTCCGCGCCTCCCGGCATCGAGATCCAATTTACGGATCTCTCTCCGGCCGATCAGTCAAGGATCAAAGCGTGGGTGCTAGCCAATCTCCCTAAGTCGTTCGACCCCTCTTAA
- a CDS encoding hypothetical protein (conserved protein of unknown function), with protein MTIRGWCHHDFLRRLEAIPRHGLGLSVDIHTPALESLRGALQERHLPLSYLEVFRTTSRALKNMKKGLGDELVAYHGEGLWVTQPDVTETKAFQAALQETVEHLSILQSPWLNHECATKVLAGHYFGTYLPPLYTQSSAEIVSENIRGIQRLLDQHCALENGSTPLLLLEMPPLTYFVAGTLSLPSFFRIVCEQSSCGLVLDVGHLWTVFRYSRASQTQSLVQFVRAFLDEFPMERVVEIHVAGLAIHGSTEPHFSIRAGHTNDDVLPAWIDAHEAPIPSVLFEMLDQILNHPQLISLKGLALEVDTKPIGLIVEEFAEFSRCYASVFNCLPMADKSSLTTEAGLFHEDQTSIRNGQDLSDADHQYVRVLTGKAEPIGPEWKQPWAYGEELGRYRASYLPHEILHWGGELEDMFVESCRRLKEKEMSLDGFVTFWFREPRPLSEAYDFFLLKVERFVEFVREVAPELQSTVNREASELRLAYRFVNESHVVA; from the coding sequence ATGACAATTCGAGGGTGGTGCCATCATGATTTCCTTCGCCGACTCGAGGCGATTCCGAGGCACGGACTAGGCCTTTCCGTCGATATCCATACTCCTGCCCTCGAGAGCTTGCGGGGAGCTCTCCAGGAACGTCACCTTCCGCTCAGCTACCTGGAGGTCTTCCGTACGACCTCCAGAGCCTTGAAAAACATGAAGAAGGGTCTTGGCGACGAGTTAGTAGCCTATCACGGAGAAGGGTTGTGGGTCACCCAACCTGATGTAACGGAAACGAAAGCGTTTCAGGCGGCTCTCCAAGAAACGGTCGAGCATCTTTCCATCCTGCAGAGTCCCTGGTTGAATCACGAGTGTGCGACGAAGGTTCTTGCCGGGCATTACTTCGGCACCTATCTCCCCCCTCTCTACACTCAGTCGAGCGCAGAGATCGTGAGCGAGAATATCAGGGGGATTCAACGTCTGCTCGATCAACACTGTGCACTGGAAAATGGCAGCACGCCGTTGCTTCTGCTGGAAATGCCGCCACTCACCTATTTCGTTGCCGGGACCCTATCACTGCCATCCTTTTTTAGAATCGTCTGCGAACAGTCGTCTTGTGGGCTGGTATTAGATGTCGGTCATCTCTGGACGGTCTTTCGCTACTCGAGGGCATCTCAAACTCAGTCGCTCGTGCAATTTGTGAGAGCGTTTCTCGACGAATTTCCCATGGAGCGTGTTGTAGAAATTCATGTTGCAGGTCTAGCCATTCATGGTTCAACCGAACCCCACTTCTCAATCCGCGCAGGCCACACGAACGATGACGTCCTTCCTGCATGGATCGATGCACATGAAGCCCCCATCCCCTCCGTTTTGTTCGAAATGCTGGATCAGATCCTGAATCATCCACAGCTTATCAGCCTGAAAGGGCTCGCGTTGGAAGTCGACACGAAACCTATTGGACTGATCGTCGAAGAATTCGCCGAGTTCTCGCGATGCTATGCATCAGTGTTCAATTGTCTGCCGATGGCCGACAAGAGCTCGCTCACTACCGAAGCCGGCTTATTCCATGAGGACCAGACTTCAATAAGGAACGGACAGGATTTGAGCGATGCCGACCATCAGTATGTACGTGTCCTAACAGGCAAGGCCGAACCGATAGGGCCAGAATGGAAACAACCTTGGGCGTACGGAGAAGAGTTGGGCCGCTATCGAGCCAGCTATCTCCCGCATGAGATTCTCCATTGGGGAGGTGAATTGGAGGATATGTTCGTGGAGTCCTGTCGTCGGCTCAAAGAGAAAGAAATGTCCCTCGATGGATTTGTCACCTTCTGGTTTCGTGAGCCACGGCCTCTCTCCGAAGCGTATGATTTCTTTTTGCTGAAAGTCGAACGGTTTGTGGAGTTTGTACGCGAGGTTGCGCCGGAACTGCAGAGCACGGTAAACCGAGAAGCTAGCGAGCTTCGGCTTGCCTATCGATTTGTCAACGAATCACACGTTGTCGCGTAG
- a CDS encoding hypothetical protein (conserved protein of unknown function): protein MQLILASSSPRRQELLALLGLSFHVIPPNVHEYPMPEVTPIEQVKRFALEKARAVAAQQLDGLVVGSDTVIELDGQLMGKPVDLQDARSMLARLAGRSHYVHTAVALCNRERDIELIEVDTAKVEMKPNHENLYDGYLASQESLGKAGAYAIQGRGGDLVDRVDGDYTTVVGLPLALVARLLWTAGYPVPVHVEELYQRRPYANWNCFAA from the coding sequence ATGCAGCTAATCCTGGCATCGAGTTCGCCGCGTCGCCAAGAGCTGCTGGCATTGCTAGGCTTGTCCTTTCACGTCATCCCGCCGAATGTTCATGAATACCCGATGCCTGAGGTAACCCCTATTGAGCAGGTCAAACGATTCGCTCTCGAAAAGGCGAGAGCGGTGGCCGCTCAGCAGCTCGATGGGCTGGTAGTGGGAAGTGATACGGTCATTGAGCTTGACGGGCAGCTCATGGGAAAACCGGTTGATCTTCAGGATGCACGCAGCATGCTCGCACGCTTGGCCGGCCGCTCACATTACGTTCATACCGCTGTGGCCTTATGCAACCGTGAGCGAGACATAGAGTTGATTGAGGTTGATACGGCGAAGGTCGAAATGAAACCTAATCACGAGAATCTCTATGACGGGTATCTCGCATCGCAAGAATCACTGGGCAAGGCCGGAGCCTATGCGATTCAGGGGCGTGGTGGAGATCTGGTGGATCGCGTCGACGGTGACTACACGACCGTGGTGGGACTCCCGCTGGCGCTCGTGGCACGCCTCCTCTGGACAGCCGGGTATCCTGTTCCCGTGCATGTCGAAGAACTTTACCAGCGCCGTCCTTACGCAAATTGGAATTGCTTCGCGGCGTGA
- a CDS encoding hypothetical protein (conserved membrane protein of unknown function) encodes MSHDSVLASHRQESNRLYQLLTDPGSRYLVLQGLVTIILSYELLFGIHSVISRVMSHTLVIGFWLGMVAIAILPKAVLVSAWFSAGLVTIDTILVTSVIYLSGNARSDIYIAYFVLVLVAASVRRLSHVLGLSLLLSVGYAVVLYEGILQTGTMATGQLLGIPVLLVMAVFYGVALENTAVAQEEKASLLKDVEGLKRTEDELSTAKTQLEARIKTLKEDLTSANAELREGQIARQGLERRLQEAQKMEAFGRVAARIAGEFGALFAGIGKQTGIMLSRCQANDPLRSSADEIFKIGEKAATLTAQLIALNLEDRPVCAMVSVHAVLADLQGMMKSLLRSGIELTIQTQKQVVFAEVDREGLETVIFHLLVNARDAMPNGGRLSIEVKTLEDASRSNPPLPMGMKYPQVLIEITDTGTGMNLNTQTYMFEPFFSTKETNIGLGLTAVYKIVKQNGGSLDVNSRPGQGTTVRLFFPVASLTGVREELISTTMVAKGNETILLVEENEIARKLALSALQRYRYRVLEAASSVEALMLTQQYHGILHLTVSPLIMPEIGGRELARRLMNQHPKMKALFVSGYDDETMQHHRINQRFVLQHPYRQSGLIEKVRETLDAA; translated from the coding sequence ATGTCTCACGACTCAGTGCTAGCCAGCCATCGTCAGGAGTCTAACAGACTTTACCAGTTGCTCACGGATCCGGGATCTCGGTACCTCGTCCTTCAAGGCCTTGTCACGATTATCCTGTCATATGAACTGCTGTTCGGTATTCATTCAGTCATCAGTCGGGTCATGAGCCACACGTTGGTGATAGGATTCTGGCTAGGCATGGTCGCGATTGCGATATTGCCTAAGGCTGTACTGGTATCTGCTTGGTTCAGCGCTGGCCTGGTGACAATCGATACGATTCTCGTAACCTCCGTTATTTATCTTTCGGGTAATGCACGATCCGACATCTATATTGCATACTTTGTTCTCGTGCTTGTGGCGGCATCCGTAAGGCGACTGAGCCACGTGCTGGGGCTCTCTCTCTTATTGAGCGTCGGATATGCGGTTGTCCTTTATGAAGGGATTCTCCAAACCGGCACGATGGCCACTGGACAACTCTTGGGGATTCCGGTTCTTCTCGTGATGGCGGTGTTCTACGGTGTTGCTCTGGAAAACACGGCCGTTGCCCAAGAAGAAAAAGCATCGTTGCTGAAAGACGTTGAGGGTTTGAAACGGACAGAGGACGAATTGTCGACCGCAAAAACTCAGCTCGAAGCTCGAATCAAAACTCTCAAAGAGGACCTCACGAGCGCAAACGCCGAGCTGCGCGAAGGGCAGATTGCCCGGCAAGGACTGGAACGAAGACTTCAGGAAGCACAGAAAATGGAAGCTTTCGGCCGAGTCGCGGCGAGGATAGCCGGAGAATTCGGAGCGTTGTTCGCGGGCATCGGAAAGCAGACCGGCATCATGTTGTCGCGTTGTCAGGCGAATGATCCTCTCAGATCATCCGCCGACGAGATCTTCAAGATCGGCGAAAAGGCCGCGACCTTGACGGCACAGTTGATCGCACTCAATCTCGAAGACCGCCCGGTTTGTGCTATGGTCTCCGTTCATGCGGTATTGGCCGACTTGCAAGGAATGATGAAAAGTCTACTACGCTCAGGTATTGAACTAACTATTCAAACACAGAAGCAGGTGGTCTTTGCCGAAGTGGATCGAGAAGGTTTAGAAACCGTCATTTTTCATCTTTTGGTGAATGCACGGGATGCCATGCCGAATGGAGGTCGCTTGTCGATCGAGGTCAAGACACTCGAGGACGCGTCACGATCGAATCCGCCTTTGCCGATGGGCATGAAGTACCCACAGGTTTTAATCGAGATCACGGATACTGGAACCGGGATGAATCTAAATACTCAAACGTACATGTTCGAGCCGTTCTTTTCGACCAAGGAAACGAACATTGGTCTAGGCCTGACAGCAGTGTATAAAATTGTCAAACAGAATGGAGGTTCACTCGATGTCAATAGCCGACCAGGGCAGGGAACAACCGTCCGCCTGTTCTTCCCTGTTGCCTCGCTCACGGGGGTACGTGAGGAGCTTATTTCAACTACCATGGTGGCCAAAGGAAATGAAACCATTCTGCTTGTAGAAGAGAATGAGATCGCCCGAAAGCTCGCGCTGTCAGCCCTGCAACGGTATCGATATCGGGTTCTGGAAGCAGCGTCATCAGTCGAAGCGTTGATGCTTACGCAACAGTATCACGGCATTCTTCATCTCACGGTGAGCCCATTGATCATGCCAGAGATCGGTGGGCGTGAACTGGCGCGCCGCCTCATGAATCAACATCCGAAGATGAAGGCCCTATTTGTATCTGGTTACGACGACGAAACGATGCAACACCACCGGATCAATCAGCGGTTTGTACTGCAACATCCTTACCGCCAATCTGGTCTTATCGAAAAGGTAAGAGAGACGTTGGACGCGGCATAG